From Polynucleobacter sp. AP-Sving-400A-A2:
ATTCATTTGAGGTTCCGATAGGTTCATGGGTAGTTTAATGATGGTCAATTAAAAAGCCGTCCAAAGACGGCCTTTTGTGAAAACCAATTACAGAGTCTTAAGCTGGCTGCGCTTCAGTCTCGGTAATTTTTTCTAATGCTGTTTCGAGATGATCTACTGTGCGGTCAACATGCGCCAACTTCTCTAGACCAAATAAACCAAGGCGGAACGTACGGAAGTCTGGACGCTCATCGCACTGCAAAGGCACACCAGCCGCCGTTTGCATACCAAGAGCAATAAACTTTTTGCCTGACTGAATCTCTGGATCCTTGGTATAGCTCACGACTACACCAGGAGACTGAAAGCCTTTTGCTGCGACTGAGTGGTAACCATTGGACACCAATAAGGCACGAACCTTATCGCCCAACTCTTGTTGCTTTGCTTTGAGTGCAGCAAAACCTAAAGACTGAGTTTCTTTCATTACGTTGCGCAAGATTTTGAGCGCATCAGTTGGCATCGTGGTGTGATAGACGTGGCCACCCTTTTCATAGGCTTCCATAATTTGCAACCACTTCTTCAGATCCATTGAGAAGCTACTGCTTTGAGTGGATTCAATACGCTCGCGTGCTCTGTCACTCATAGCCACCATCGCGCAGCAAGGTGAACTACTCCAACCTTTTTGAGGCGCAGTGATCAACACATCGACATTGCAAGCCTTCATATCTACCCATGTTGCACCTGATGCGATGCAATCAAGTACAAACAAACCATTCACCGAGCGTACCGCTTCACCCACTGCCTTGAGATAGGCATCCGGCAAAATAATGCCCGCAGAGGTTTCCACGTGAGGAGCGAAAACAACTGCTGGCTTTTCCTTTTTAATAAAAGCCACTACTTCTTCGATCGGCGCAGGAGCAAACACGCCTTGGGTAGCATCTTCCAATTGCTTACCTTTAATAACGGTAATGTCCTTGGTGATATTGGCTAAATCAAAAATCTGCGTCCAGCGATAGCTAAACCAGCCATTGCGCAAAATAAGACATTTTTCATTATTGGCAAATTGGCGAGCAACAGCTTCCATACCAAATGTGCCGCTACCAGGAACGATGACTGCAGAACTTGCGTTGTAAGCATCTTTCAGAACACTAGAAATGTCCACGATGACTTTTTTGAATTCTTCAGACATGTGATTTAGAGAGCGGTCGGTGTAAACAACCGAGAACTCTAAGAGACCGTCTGGATCAACATTCGGGAGCAAGCCTGGCATAGTAATTTCCTAGTAAATCGTGTGATTAGCCCTAAATGATACTGATTTAGCGCTGTTTTGGTACTTAGCCTTTAAAAACAGGCTTTTTGAGCAAATAAAGGGGCTTAGACACTTTTCTTCGTGATGGAAGAAACCAGTATTCCGGTCACAATCAGGACAAAAGCTAGGCCATGAAAAAGCTGGGGCGGATCCCCCAAGATCGCAGCGGACAGTAAGGCCGTAAACAAGGGTATGAGGTTGGCAAAGAATGCTGCTACCGTGGGTCCAGCACCATTCACCCCCAAACCCCAGCAACGATAAGCAATTAAGGATGGGCCAATAGCCACAAATAAGATCAATGCCCCAGTCCAATAATTGAGATCAATAAAGGCGTGCCCTGTGGCAATTTCCGCGCCCTCAAATAACATCGTCCACAAGAATCCAATCAAGACCTGTGCCATCAAAAACTCAGCCCATGGCCACTGCCGCTCAGTACTCTCTCCTGGGCGACTAATCATCCAGCTGTAAAAGGCCCAGAGAATCGTAGCCAACATAATGAGTAAATCGCCCATGACTACTTCCATGCTCAAGAGACTGGCAGGCTCACCTCGCGTGAGCACTACGGTCACGCCTACTAGGGAGACGACTGCCCCCAAGAGCTGTAACAGTGTCGGTCTCACTTGATAAAAGATGGCGCCGATCAGGAGCATCCAGATCGGCATGCTTGCCCCAATGAGGGTGACATTTATTGCCGTCGAGGTTTGTAAGGCAAGATACAAGAGCACGTTATAGCTCCCTACCCCTAATAATCCCAAGACGAGGAAGCGACTCTTGTTTTGCCACAGGGCGCTACCTGGCTTTAGGATTCGCCAGCCAAGAGGTAGAAGTAGCAGGGCTGCCAGGCCCCAGCGGACAGCACTGAGGGTGATCGGTGAAACACTACCCACTAACACTCTTCCAGCGATTGCATTACCCGCCCAGAGGAAGGTTGCCAGCGTTAAATAAAAGACGGTCGACAGGGGTATTTGAGGCATTCAGGGGGATATGGTTGGATGGGTGGCTATTTAGAGCCTCAAGAAGGGCTTTGCCTACGCATTGTAGAAACAAATGCTCGGTATTGCTAAGATAGAGCTTAAATTAGCTCTTGCTCTCAGGCATTTGCAATATACGAAGGGGTTTTAGTGGCAATCATCACCAACATTGAAGATTTACGAGTTCTGCATCAGAAGCGCACCCCTAAGATGTTTTATGACTATGCAGACTCCGGGTCATGGACTGAATCTACCTACCGCGCGAATGAGTCGGATTTTCAGAAGATCAAACTGCGCCAGCGTGTTGCTGTCAATATGATTAACCGCACCACCAAAACAACGATGGTGGGAGAAGAAGTTGCCATGCCAGTTGCATTAGCACCTACTGGACTAACCGGCATGCAATATGCTGATGGTGAAATTCTGGCAGCCCAAGCTGCAGAAAAATTTGGCGTCCCCTTCTGCCTTTCTACGATGAGTATTTGCTCAATTGAAGATGTGGCAGAACGCACTACCAAACCATTTTGGTTTCAGCTCTATGTCATGAAAGACCGCGGCTTTATTGAGCGCCTCATTGAGCGCGCCAAAGCAGCTAAGTGCTCCGCCTTAGTTCTTACTTTGGATTTACAGATTCTGGGACAACGCCATAAGGATTTAAAAAATGGTTTATCCGCGCCACCAAAGCTAACGATCGCCAATATCATCAATATGATGACTAAGCCACGCTGGTGCATGGGCATGGCGATGACTCCCCGCAGAACTTTCCGCAACATTGTTGGTCACGCTACTGGTGTTGGCAATATGTCTTCCCTCTCCTCTTGGACCGCCGAGCAGTTCGACCCAGGTCTGAGCTGGGATGATGTGGAGTGGATTAAAAAGCTTTGGGGTGGCAAGTTAATCATTAAAGGCATCTTGGATGAAGAGGATGCCCGCTTTGCTGCTAACTCTGGTGCAGATGCCTTGATCGTTTCCAATCATGGTGGCCGTCAATTGGATGGCGCGATCTCCAGCATCAAAGCGTTGCCCGGCATTGTGAATGCTGTTGGTAAAGATATTGAGGTGTGGATGGATGGCGGCATTCGATCCGGACAAGATGTTTTGAAAGCCTGGGCACTAGGTGCACGCGGTACATTGATTGGTCGCCCTTTCCTCTATGGCTTGGGTGCCATGGGCGAAGCCGGCGTTACCAAATGTCTAGAGATTATTCATAATGAATTAGATATCACTATGGCGTTTACAGGACACCGTGATATACAGAATGTGACTAAAGATATTTTATATCCAGGAACTTTTTAATATTCCACACTTAGCTAATTACCCCGAACTCGTATTTGCCATCTCTGCTGTAGTCCTCTCGGGCTCAGTATGGTTTGGTAGCGCCGTGCTCAGCAAATACCGAACCAAGGACACTGAAACCTCGGCAGATTTAGGGATCATTCAGACTGCAACACTGACCTTGCTAGGCTTGATCATTGGCTTCACTTTTTCAATGGCGATCGCCCGATACGACTTGAGGCAGACTTATGAGGAAGCTGAAGCAAATGCAATTGGTACAGAATTCTTAAGAGCTGACCTCCTGCCAAGTAAAACTGCAGATAATATTAAGAGTCTCCTTGGTGAATACCTTGATC
This genomic window contains:
- a CDS encoding aminotransferase class V-fold PLP-dependent enzyme, translating into MPGLLPNVDPDGLLEFSVVYTDRSLNHMSEEFKKVIVDISSVLKDAYNASSAVIVPGSGTFGMEAVARQFANNEKCLILRNGWFSYRWTQIFDLANITKDITVIKGKQLEDATQGVFAPAPIEEVVAFIKKEKPAVVFAPHVETSAGIILPDAYLKAVGEAVRSVNGLFVLDCIASGATWVDMKACNVDVLITAPQKGWSSSPCCAMVAMSDRARERIESTQSSSFSMDLKKWLQIMEAYEKGGHVYHTTMPTDALKILRNVMKETQSLGFAALKAKQQELGDKVRALLVSNGYHSVAAKGFQSPGVVVSYTKDPEIQSGKKFIALGMQTAAGVPLQCDERPDFRTFRLGLFGLEKLAHVDRTVDHLETALEKITETEAQPA
- a CDS encoding DMT family transporter, with the translated sequence MPQIPLSTVFYLTLATFLWAGNAIAGRVLVGSVSPITLSAVRWGLAALLLLPLGWRILKPGSALWQNKSRFLVLGLLGVGSYNVLLYLALQTSTAINVTLIGASMPIWMLLIGAIFYQVRPTLLQLLGAVVSLVGVTVVLTRGEPASLLSMEVVMGDLLIMLATILWAFYSWMISRPGESTERQWPWAEFLMAQVLIGFLWTMLFEGAEIATGHAFIDLNYWTGALILFVAIGPSLIAYRCWGLGVNGAGPTVAAFFANLIPLFTALLSAAILGDPPQLFHGLAFVLIVTGILVSSITKKSV
- a CDS encoding alpha-hydroxy acid oxidase, with the protein product MAIITNIEDLRVLHQKRTPKMFYDYADSGSWTESTYRANESDFQKIKLRQRVAVNMINRTTKTTMVGEEVAMPVALAPTGLTGMQYADGEILAAQAAEKFGVPFCLSTMSICSIEDVAERTTKPFWFQLYVMKDRGFIERLIERAKAAKCSALVLTLDLQILGQRHKDLKNGLSAPPKLTIANIINMMTKPRWCMGMAMTPRRTFRNIVGHATGVGNMSSLSSWTAEQFDPGLSWDDVEWIKKLWGGKLIIKGILDEEDARFAANSGADALIVSNHGGRQLDGAISSIKALPGIVNAVGKDIEVWMDGGIRSGQDVLKAWALGARGTLIGRPFLYGLGAMGEAGVTKCLEIIHNELDITMAFTGHRDIQNVTKDILYPGTF